In Leptospira bouyouniensis, the following proteins share a genomic window:
- a CDS encoding circularly permuted type 2 ATP-grasp protein, which produces MMTKDPYHLIDNYKTIPGVYDELYDADGQIRNKYKFLVKSFQELGPAELINRRRDTDRILRENGVTYNLYQSEQREAKERPWELDLFPLVMESEEWRILERGLNQRADLLDALIRDVYSKRRLLYEKKIPPEILFNESSFLRACDGMYESNHFLAKNPALMFFVCDLIRAADGNFYVLNDRVQAPSGSGYSLENRIVLSRIFPSMYRDAMVHRVAVYFRSLRKSLTQLSGVSGREPLIVLLTPGPSNETYFEHAYLAGYLGYTLVQGEDLTVRKNKVYMKTVEGLQQVDLILRRVDDDFMDPLELRGDSLLGVPGLLESVRSGNVKIANPIGTGFLENRALLPFYSELCKFYLGEELILPMAPTHWLGNNQQFQMVLENPEKYVFKTVSRTDEETPVTFVELSGQRKDLFLEKLKHAPKRFIAQEMIESATVPVLGDNGFRPGRAIMRTFVSSSGSGYQTMAGGLVRVSPSLDEFFITSQRGAWSKDLWVLSTETQKEESLLVPKSDQILISRKSSGVPSRVADNLFWLARYLERSENQTRVIREAVYKILQVEDGYEKESLENILKLVTHVTNSNPGFLGDDSGDLFANPFPELQRLTIDKNIVGSLGFHLKSLVVASKSVRDRLSDDMKKILLHLEDQSTSGIESYDQIIDFLQKIIVNLSSLTGLSFENMSRESGWYFLNLGRRIERSINMILMLQGMIQWKSFEDKSSFETFLRISDIRLTYNRRYSGKIDQESVLDILLFDITNPRSLAYQLEQINADLQFLPGKDKKSVYSEDRAALQLYTHFKMKDITIFFQSETPLTSVAIWLEELHDYLRLLSDALSSRYFNYTEEQTRIGDSNG; this is translated from the coding sequence ATGATGACAAAAGATCCATATCATTTGATTGACAATTATAAAACCATTCCTGGTGTTTATGATGAGTTATATGATGCAGACGGTCAAATCCGTAACAAATATAAGTTTTTAGTAAAATCATTCCAAGAACTTGGACCTGCAGAATTAATCAATCGTAGGCGAGATACAGATAGAATACTTAGGGAAAATGGAGTTACTTACAATCTTTACCAATCGGAGCAAAGAGAAGCAAAAGAGAGACCTTGGGAATTAGATCTTTTTCCTCTTGTGATGGAAAGTGAAGAATGGAGGATTTTAGAGAGAGGTTTGAATCAAAGAGCCGATCTTTTAGACGCACTGATACGTGATGTTTATTCGAAAAGAAGATTGTTATATGAGAAAAAAATTCCTCCGGAAATTTTATTCAATGAATCTTCGTTTTTGCGCGCTTGTGACGGGATGTATGAATCGAACCATTTTTTAGCAAAGAACCCTGCATTAATGTTTTTTGTTTGTGATTTGATTCGCGCTGCAGACGGAAATTTTTACGTACTCAACGATCGAGTACAAGCTCCATCTGGATCAGGTTATTCACTAGAAAATAGAATTGTTTTATCTAGAATTTTTCCAAGTATGTATAGAGATGCAATGGTGCATCGAGTTGCTGTTTATTTTCGATCGTTACGAAAGTCACTTACTCAATTATCAGGTGTTAGTGGAAGAGAACCATTAATTGTTTTATTAACTCCTGGTCCCTCCAATGAAACCTACTTTGAACATGCATACCTTGCAGGATATTTGGGATATACTTTAGTGCAAGGTGAAGACTTAACAGTTAGAAAAAATAAAGTTTACATGAAAACTGTCGAAGGTTTACAACAAGTAGATTTAATTTTACGCAGAGTTGATGATGATTTTATGGATCCTCTCGAATTAAGAGGAGATTCTTTATTGGGAGTTCCTGGTCTTTTGGAATCTGTTAGGTCAGGTAATGTAAAAATTGCAAATCCAATTGGGACTGGATTTTTAGAAAATCGTGCGTTATTACCTTTTTATTCAGAATTATGTAAGTTCTATTTAGGTGAAGAATTAATTTTACCTATGGCTCCTACACATTGGTTAGGAAACAATCAGCAATTTCAAATGGTATTAGAAAATCCAGAAAAGTATGTTTTTAAAACCGTTTCTCGAACAGACGAAGAAACTCCTGTTACTTTTGTAGAATTAAGTGGTCAAAGAAAGGATTTATTTCTAGAAAAACTGAAACATGCACCTAAACGATTCATCGCTCAGGAAATGATAGAATCAGCCACTGTACCCGTATTAGGTGACAATGGTTTTCGTCCAGGCAGAGCAATTATGAGAACGTTTGTGTCTTCTTCTGGATCGGGTTACCAAACGATGGCTGGTGGTTTAGTTAGAGTTTCACCTTCACTCGATGAATTTTTTATTACGAGCCAACGTGGTGCGTGGAGTAAAGATTTATGGGTATTGTCTACTGAAACACAGAAAGAAGAATCTTTACTTGTTCCAAAATCAGATCAAATATTGATTTCGCGTAAAAGTTCAGGTGTGCCAAGTAGGGTGGCTGATAATCTTTTTTGGCTAGCGAGATATTTGGAAAGGTCTGAAAACCAGACACGTGTTATACGTGAAGCAGTGTACAAAATTTTACAAGTAGAAGATGGATATGAAAAGGAATCTTTAGAAAACATATTGAAACTTGTTACTCATGTAACAAATAGTAATCCAGGATTTTTGGGTGATGATTCAGGCGATCTTTTTGCAAATCCATTTCCTGAATTACAACGATTGACGATCGATAAAAATATTGTAGGAAGTTTGGGATTCCACTTAAAAAGTTTGGTAGTTGCATCCAAGTCAGTTCGAGACCGACTTTCAGATGATATGAAAAAAATCCTTCTTCATTTAGAAGATCAATCCACATCCGGCATCGAATCATATGATCAGATCATAGATTTTCTTCAAAAGATAATTGTAAACTTATCATCACTTACTGGTTTATCATTTGAAAACATGAGTAGGGAATCTGGATGGTATTTCCTTAATTTAGGAAGAAGAATTGAAAGATCGATAAATATGATCTTGATGTTGCAAGGAATGATCCAATGGAAAAGTTTTGAAGATAAATCATCTTTTGAAACTTTCTTAAGAATTAGTGATATTCGATTAACATATAATCGCCGTTATTCTGGAAAAATTGATCAAGAATCCGTATTAGACATCTTACTTTTTGATATAACGAATCCAAGATCATTGGCATATCAATTAGAACAAATCAACGCAGATTTACAATTTTTACCTGGAAAAGATAAGAAATCTGTTTATTCCGAAGATAGAGCCGCCCTTCAGTTATATACTCATTTTAAAATGAAAGATATAACAATCTTTTTTCAATCTGAAACTCCGTTGACTTCGGTTGCGATTTGGTTAGAAGAGTTACATGACTATTTGAGATTATTATCTGATGCATTGTCTTCTCGTTATTTCAATTATACAGAAGAACAAACTAGAATTGGTGATTCAAATGGCTGA
- a CDS encoding transglutaminase family protein, with translation MADFKVIHKTKYSYDDFVAYCHNMAHMYPLTTIHQDCYRTHVTVNPKPVVSSFRRDYFGNQVFLFSVEDPHRFLEVVVESTVRTHQSFDFDLSKSTSWELINNIIHESTLDTDLQAIEFIQPSPYIPSKQMYFDFAHFIFTNNKPVFIGAMELTKYIFENFQYDPKATNINTPLEQVLSERKGVCQDFSHLMIAALRSLKIPCRYVSGYLETFPPPGTPKLQGSDATHAWVSVYCPTLGWLDFDPTNGKLISEEYIITAIGRDYSDVSPLKGILFGGGKHKLKVEVDVIREQI, from the coding sequence ATGGCTGATTTTAAAGTGATTCATAAAACCAAATATAGTTATGATGATTTTGTAGCGTACTGTCATAATATGGCACATATGTATCCATTAACTACGATTCATCAAGATTGTTATCGTACTCATGTAACAGTGAATCCAAAACCTGTTGTATCTTCTTTTCGTAGAGATTACTTTGGAAATCAGGTATTTTTATTTTCTGTTGAGGATCCACACCGATTTTTAGAGGTCGTAGTAGAATCAACAGTTAGAACCCATCAAAGCTTTGACTTCGATTTATCGAAGTCAACTTCATGGGAGTTAATTAATAATATTATCCATGAATCAACATTGGATACTGATTTACAAGCTATCGAATTCATTCAACCATCTCCATATATTCCATCAAAACAAATGTATTTTGATTTTGCACATTTCATATTTACCAATAACAAACCTGTTTTTATTGGTGCGATGGAGTTGACAAAGTATATTTTTGAAAATTTTCAATATGATCCAAAAGCAACAAATATAAATACTCCTTTAGAACAGGTGTTAAGTGAAAGAAAGGGTGTATGCCAAGATTTTTCACATTTGATGATTGCCGCCTTACGTTCGTTAAAAATACCTTGCCGATATGTGAGCGGATATTTGGAAACATTTCCTCCTCCAGGGACACCCAAACTCCAAGGTAGCGATGCCACACACGCTTGGGTTTCTGTGTATTGTCCGACGTTGGGTTGGTTAGATTTTGATCCTACAAATGGAAAATTAATTTCAGAAGAATATATCATCACTGCGATTGGCAGAGATTACTCGGACGTATCACCATTGAAGGGAATTTTGTTTGGTGGTGGAAAACATAAATTGAAAGTAGAAGTTGATGTGATTCGAGAACAAATATGA
- a CDS encoding Spx/MgsR family RNA polymerase-binding regulatory protein produces MSRSKLKVYEYSGCSTCRNALKYLNSKKIQFEQLPIRETPPSVSELKKAKQYLGDIKKLFNTSGKDYREGNWKEKLSKLNEDQIYKELAANGNLVKRPFVVGDGWYLVGFKEAEWGEKI; encoded by the coding sequence ATGAGTCGATCCAAACTGAAAGTTTACGAATATTCTGGCTGTAGCACATGCAGAAATGCGCTCAAATATTTAAATTCCAAAAAAATTCAATTTGAACAATTACCAATTCGCGAAACTCCCCCTTCCGTGTCCGAATTAAAAAAAGCAAAACAATACTTAGGTGATATCAAAAAACTCTTTAATACGTCAGGAAAGGATTACCGAGAAGGAAATTGGAAAGAAAAATTATCGAAATTGAACGAGGATCAAATTTATAAAGAGTTAGCAGCAAACGGGAATTTGGTTAAGAGACCTTTTGTGGTGGGCGATGGTTGGTATTTGGTGGGGTTTAAGGAAGCTGAGTGGGGTGAGAAGATTTAA
- a CDS encoding UDP-N-acetylmuramate dehydrogenase: MLVQNNVPLAPLTTFQLGGNAKYFISIKTTEDLKGALVFCKEQKLTYAILGGGSNTIFRDNGFDGVILLIQIPGIRCLDANESTVLYEVGAGVVWDHFVEFVVKQGLSGIECLSGIPGSVGASPIQNIGAYGQEVKDSIVSVQCIDENGNQRTFSNDECQFAYRNSNFKSGNFQNYIITSVTFKLSKNLEACIVYPEVKKQWELFLSEKKENDKKLEDRYFYLESLREMIIKLRKKKSMVVDDKDPNTRSAGSFFTNPIVSLEDVERFLNQTKKMGYLDPPIYDAPSGLKKLSAAWLIEHSGIKKGDIYPGGVGISTNHCLGLINIDGTTTALLAMAESIQKRVFDTFSIHLEMEPVLRS, encoded by the coding sequence ATGTTGGTCCAAAATAATGTCCCCTTGGCTCCGCTGACAACATTTCAATTAGGTGGAAATGCAAAATATTTTATATCAATCAAAACAACAGAAGACCTAAAAGGAGCATTGGTTTTTTGTAAGGAACAAAAACTCACGTATGCCATCTTGGGAGGAGGTTCAAATACAATCTTTCGAGACAATGGATTTGATGGTGTAATTTTATTAATCCAAATTCCAGGTATCAGATGTTTGGATGCAAATGAATCGACTGTTTTGTACGAAGTAGGTGCAGGTGTTGTTTGGGATCATTTTGTGGAATTTGTCGTCAAACAAGGATTAAGTGGAATAGAGTGTTTGTCTGGAATTCCTGGGTCAGTTGGGGCTTCACCAATCCAAAACATCGGAGCCTATGGCCAAGAAGTGAAAGATTCTATCGTTAGTGTTCAATGCATTGATGAAAACGGCAATCAGCGAACGTTTTCCAATGACGAGTGTCAATTCGCTTACCGTAATAGTAATTTTAAATCTGGAAATTTTCAAAATTATATTATAACTTCAGTGACATTTAAACTCTCTAAAAATTTGGAAGCTTGCATCGTGTATCCTGAAGTCAAAAAACAATGGGAATTGTTCCTCTCCGAAAAAAAAGAAAATGATAAAAAATTGGAAGATCGTTATTTTTATTTAGAATCCCTTCGCGAAATGATCATCAAATTACGTAAGAAAAAATCAATGGTTGTTGATGACAAAGACCCAAATACACGTTCGGCGGGATCTTTTTTTACAAACCCAATCGTTTCGCTAGAGGATGTGGAAAGGTTTTTAAACCAAACAAAAAAAATGGGTTATTTGGACCCGCCTATCTACGATGCTCCTTCTGGTTTGAAAAAACTTTCGGCCGCTTGGCTTATCGAACACTCAGGCATTAAAAAAGGGGACATTTATCCAGGTGGAGTCGGAATCTCTACCAACCATTGTTTAGGTCTAATCAATATAGATGGGACAACTACGGCATTGCTAGCAATGGCAGAATCGATTCAAAAACGTGTCTTTGATACTTTTTCAATCCATTTGGAGATGGAACCAGTGCTCAGGTCCTAA
- the mltG gene encoding endolytic transglycosylase MltG, with protein MNSKVKKYLILSGLGAALLLVLALISFFVVDEIKGGAVGDGQNKYELIIDSGEPSSSVVRELAAAGMIKSSVYFNYLIKFTRAGNKIKQGVYDINDGMSSRKILDVIISGKVKLVTFTVPEGYNNRQIGDLLVTKKLSPSREEFLKVTQSLALLTKYNIPAKTLEGYLFPETYSVPLNYPLERITEMMIKRFYKKLETIPEAKGIKPADLHFRVVLASIVEREAVRKEERPMMAGVFLTRIEKNINLESCATIQYLFDKPKKRLFESDLKIVSPYNTYINGGWPPGPISNPGLPALEASFRPMKSDKLFFLLKPDGSHYFSSTFKEHLEAKKKFIDVLYQ; from the coding sequence ATGAACTCAAAAGTTAAAAAATACCTGATACTTTCAGGATTAGGTGCTGCATTACTCTTAGTTTTGGCGCTCATCAGTTTTTTTGTCGTAGATGAAATCAAAGGTGGAGCCGTTGGTGATGGACAAAACAAATACGAACTCATCATTGATTCTGGTGAACCTTCATCCAGTGTGGTACGTGAGTTAGCTGCCGCTGGAATGATCAAATCCAGTGTATATTTTAATTATTTAATTAAATTTACAAGAGCTGGTAACAAAATCAAACAAGGAGTTTATGACATCAATGATGGAATGAGTTCACGAAAAATTCTTGATGTTATCATCTCTGGAAAAGTCAAACTCGTAACATTCACAGTTCCAGAAGGGTATAATAATCGTCAAATTGGTGATCTTTTGGTCACAAAAAAACTTTCTCCATCTAGAGAAGAATTTCTAAAAGTAACTCAAAGTCTTGCATTACTTACAAAATACAATATTCCAGCAAAGACGTTAGAAGGTTACTTATTTCCCGAAACGTATTCTGTTCCATTGAACTACCCGCTTGAACGAATCACAGAAATGATGATCAAACGATTTTATAAAAAACTAGAAACCATTCCGGAAGCAAAAGGAATAAAACCAGCTGATCTTCATTTTCGAGTTGTCCTAGCATCTATCGTAGAAAGGGAAGCTGTTCGGAAAGAGGAACGACCTATGATGGCGGGAGTATTCCTCACTAGAATCGAAAAAAATATCAATTTAGAATCTTGTGCTACTATCCAATATTTGTTTGATAAACCAAAAAAAAGACTCTTTGAATCAGATTTAAAAATTGTATCACCTTACAATACATATATCAATGGCGGTTGGCCTCCAGGTCCTATTTCAAATCCCGGATTACCAGCGTTAGAAGCTTCGTTTAGGCCAATGAAATCGGATAAATTGTTTTTCCTTTTGAAACCAGATGGTTCTCATTATTTTTCTTCTACCTTTAAAGAACATTTAGAAGCAAAAAAGAAATTCATAGATGTATTATATCAATAG
- a CDS encoding TonB-dependent receptor: MKNLKILLLVAILTPISLFAQANGSISGVIIDSENGEAVFGATIVVRSEKKFAKTDFDGKYSLSLAPGSYDVEFQMYGYGPQKRTVNIVAGKNQAINVTFGAQTLETVEVKDRASNNTESALLALQRKSASVSDGISQEAIKKSPDSNAGDVVRRVTGITLIGGKYVFVRGLGERYSNTLLNEVLIPTTEPDKRVVPLDIFPASIIKNIRVIKTFVPEDPAEFSGGLVKVETQEYPDKFLLNVGLGIGRNMNSTGYEFKSFDAVDILGRPNSSYQMPGIVNSLPGFLPLEPGNRFGGLPPNFVNLSTLTFNQQWTPDSGKGGYDKNINFTVGNTFKLTESGQRLGVLLGVVRSEEYRIRDEKSARYIPNYAGGIITPDTTYLIPIQKQDTKVYNKDTNFAANLNLSYELTKGQQIYLKNLYTVASDTTVRDAFGQNFIDNFDFISQTGIVTSRGLLNTVLGGDHALQFGSMNRPHKLEWNVAYSLANREEPNLIQQVWRRPNPSTLTDGYFRLGNNPDGTRFFSSTADTVRQANVKYSIPFEQWNGLKSELKFGGMALDRFKSFTFREFGNKSNVGTQFPVDYYPVPGEVVYNPTEYIQRSTGVANKTFSERQIEPNAYDAEQKLHAQFAQVDMPLIPKLRFIGGVRFEDSFQKVKTFRTRDTSSLRNVDYGCTVNNEDVRVALVRSNICDVDNNGIGTLRNQDKLPSANMVWEMNKDMNLRFGLTQSVTRPDLRELSPFGFTPYFGADRIFGNPNLKRTYIHNYDVRYEYYITNSDFFGIGAFYKNLSNPIEMVGLPQSGGISFNFSYTNAKEATIKGVELDYRKEFFDRFRVETNLFFIKSQVQVLSWEDNALIKAGVIDKINRIASFDPTNISRPLQGQSEYVYNLKFDYFLTSKKNQTLGVYYNFFGDRIYAVGANGTPDAIERGVGITDVVYSYKHDDRLDFKAAAKNIMDTRFKVYQRSEVTGEDLLFYSYRMGVTFTVAATYKFF; encoded by the coding sequence ATGAAAAATCTGAAAATCCTATTGCTGGTTGCTATCTTAACTCCAATTTCGCTTTTTGCACAAGCAAATGGGTCAATCAGCGGTGTTATCATCGATTCTGAAAATGGAGAAGCTGTCTTTGGAGCCACCATTGTAGTTCGCTCTGAAAAGAAGTTTGCAAAAACTGACTTTGATGGGAAATATTCCTTATCTCTTGCTCCTGGTTCTTATGATGTAGAATTCCAAATGTATGGTTATGGTCCGCAGAAAAGAACTGTAAACATAGTAGCAGGTAAAAATCAAGCTATCAATGTAACTTTCGGAGCTCAAACATTAGAGACAGTCGAAGTAAAAGACAGAGCTTCGAATAATACCGAATCTGCATTATTAGCTCTCCAAAGAAAATCTGCTTCAGTTTCAGATGGTATTTCTCAAGAAGCCATTAAAAAAAGTCCTGATTCGAACGCAGGTGATGTGGTTCGTCGTGTGACAGGAATCACTCTTATCGGAGGAAAATATGTTTTTGTGAGGGGTTTAGGCGAAAGATATTCCAATACTTTATTAAACGAAGTTTTGATTCCGACAACTGAACCTGATAAACGTGTTGTTCCTTTAGATATTTTTCCTGCATCCATTATCAAAAATATTCGAGTAATTAAAACATTTGTTCCTGAAGATCCAGCGGAGTTTTCTGGTGGTCTAGTAAAAGTAGAAACGCAAGAGTATCCTGACAAATTTCTATTGAATGTCGGTTTGGGTATTGGAAGAAACATGAATTCAACAGGATATGAATTCAAATCATTTGATGCTGTAGATATTTTAGGAAGACCGAATTCTTCATATCAAATGCCTGGGATAGTAAATTCTTTGCCTGGGTTTTTGCCGCTTGAACCAGGTAACAGATTTGGGGGACTGCCTCCAAATTTTGTTAACTTAAGTACCTTAACGTTCAATCAACAATGGACACCCGATTCAGGTAAAGGTGGTTATGATAAAAACATCAATTTTACAGTGGGAAATACATTCAAACTTACAGAGTCTGGACAACGATTAGGTGTATTACTTGGTGTTGTTAGAAGTGAGGAATATAGAATACGTGATGAAAAGTCTGCAAGATACATTCCAAATTATGCAGGTGGTATCATTACACCTGATACAACATATTTAATTCCAATCCAAAAACAAGATACGAAAGTATATAACAAAGATACAAACTTTGCTGCAAACCTAAACTTATCTTACGAACTTACAAAAGGTCAGCAGATATATTTAAAGAATCTATATACGGTAGCTTCTGATACGACTGTGCGGGATGCTTTTGGTCAGAATTTTATTGATAACTTTGATTTTATTTCTCAAACTGGAATCGTTACTTCAAGAGGATTATTGAATACAGTATTAGGTGGAGATCATGCTTTGCAATTCGGAAGTATGAATCGTCCTCATAAACTGGAATGGAATGTTGCTTACTCATTAGCCAACCGAGAAGAGCCTAATTTAATCCAACAAGTTTGGCGAAGACCAAATCCATCTACATTAACTGATGGATATTTTCGATTAGGTAATAACCCTGATGGAACAAGATTCTTTTCCTCAACTGCTGATACAGTAAGACAAGCGAATGTTAAATACTCAATTCCGTTCGAACAGTGGAATGGATTAAAGTCTGAATTGAAATTCGGTGGAATGGCACTAGATCGTTTCAAAAGTTTCACCTTTAGAGAATTTGGAAATAAATCAAATGTTGGTACTCAATTTCCAGTCGATTATTACCCTGTACCTGGCGAGGTTGTATACAATCCAACTGAATACATTCAAAGATCAACTGGAGTAGCTAATAAAACTTTTTCAGAGCGACAAATTGAACCTAACGCATATGATGCAGAACAAAAATTGCATGCGCAATTCGCACAAGTTGATATGCCTCTAATCCCAAAGCTAAGATTTATTGGTGGTGTTCGATTTGAAGATTCCTTTCAAAAGGTGAAAACTTTTAGAACTAGAGATACTAGTTCTTTAAGAAACGTTGATTATGGATGTACTGTAAATAACGAAGATGTAAGGGTGGCTTTAGTTAGATCGAATATTTGCGATGTAGATAATAATGGTATCGGTACATTACGAAACCAAGATAAGCTGCCGTCTGCAAATATGGTTTGGGAGATGAACAAAGACATGAATCTTAGATTTGGTCTTACTCAATCTGTCACGCGTCCTGATTTAAGAGAATTATCACCATTCGGATTCACTCCTTATTTTGGAGCGGATAGGATTTTCGGTAACCCAAACTTAAAAAGAACTTATATACATAACTATGATGTAAGATATGAATACTATATCACGAATTCGGACTTTTTTGGAATTGGTGCTTTTTATAAAAACTTATCCAATCCAATTGAGATGGTAGGTTTACCACAATCTGGAGGAATTTCCTTTAATTTCTCTTATACAAATGCCAAGGAAGCTACGATCAAAGGGGTGGAGCTCGATTATCGAAAAGAATTTTTTGATCGATTCCGTGTAGAAACAAACTTATTCTTTATTAAATCACAAGTCCAAGTTCTGTCTTGGGAAGACAATGCTTTAATTAAAGCAGGTGTTATTGATAAAATAAATAGAATTGCGTCTTTCGATCCAACGAATATTTCCAGACCACTCCAAGGACAATCTGAATATGTATACAACTTAAAATTTGATTATTTTCTTACTTCAAAGAAAAATCAAACTTTAGGTGTTTATTATAACTTCTTTGGAGATAGGATTTATGCCGTTGGAGCAAATGGAACTCCTGATGCCATTGAACGAGGCGTAGGTATCACTGACGTAGTTTATAGTTATAAACATGACGACAGACTTGATTTCAAAGCAGCTGCTAAAAACATCATGGACACACGTTTTAAAGTTTACCAAAGAAGTGAAGTCACTGGTGAAGATTTACTTTTTTATTCCTACAGAATGGGTGTAACTTTTACTGTTGCTGCCACTTATAAATTTTTCTAG
- a CDS encoding ankyrin repeat domain-containing protein, producing MNHFPMEKSIHQICLLTKFKIRNKILFFFTCLLISKSSIVHADSNINLDINQIAENTERILVKIPSSHTNLESTTLSYTYPMSDGTPAPKLVFIESGEYFLAYNDGESNGRIISLDSNFKFKKELLSLKNLRMEDIHADSNGLTVLLSAFELKKRGNYETKNFHTAFINQYNINGKLNFSTKIVGTKEYINVGDQGIDTTFGSLSLTKTADNYYATYLSTYRKWDDGVTHQSEYLALFDETGKRMMKSDGKTPEGFTWNVSHSFRPRFLNDGKQLVMVTVGDAYPRGLVIDTYPNRKRELPIVVPKAGANETYQYVPLSTGDLYAKDSTTWITFDTNLNRSSYDIGFIIKNKENLSKPIFITSTTKQRERIPRIVPYGEDHLFLLWMTDEGPEKEKWYPKISNMKLEGCLVQKDGTIVSKPQSFAFGKGMMFRSAARFFILRDGKFGWVNDVTGFSDQLEIVLVSPFQNKPQVVSSTESQKPETSETNLNPTLSKPLIDAIYEGKEAEGISLLNQGADPNTVYEGWSALLYAAYFGRTEIVRALLSHNVNVDFSVDGWNALQLAQERGHSQIVTLLQPNTKTFSRTFSKSPNPKSPLKTIGRNQNHRSIVETFDTNQSLQNLGTPVQ from the coding sequence ATGAACCATTTCCCAATGGAAAAATCGATACACCAAATTTGTCTCCTTACGAAGTTTAAGATCCGAAACAAAATTTTATTCTTTTTTACATGTTTGTTAATATCAAAATCTTCCATTGTACATGCTGACTCAAATATCAATTTAGATATCAATCAAATCGCTGAGAACACAGAGCGGATCTTGGTAAAAATTCCTTCGAGCCATACAAACTTAGAAAGTACAACTTTATCATATACCTATCCAATGTCTGATGGTACACCCGCACCTAAATTAGTTTTTATTGAATCAGGAGAGTATTTTCTCGCTTATAATGATGGGGAATCTAATGGTCGAATTATTAGTTTAGATTCAAATTTTAAATTCAAAAAAGAATTATTAAGTCTAAAAAATCTTCGAATGGAAGATATCCATGCTGATTCGAATGGTCTCACTGTATTGTTATCTGCTTTTGAACTAAAAAAAAGGGGAAACTATGAAACAAAAAATTTTCATACTGCCTTCATTAACCAATATAACATAAATGGAAAATTAAATTTTAGTACAAAAATTGTAGGAACAAAAGAATACATCAATGTTGGTGACCAAGGAATTGATACAACATTTGGTTCACTTTCATTAACCAAGACAGCTGACAATTATTATGCGACGTACTTATCGACATACCGTAAATGGGATGATGGTGTCACACATCAAAGTGAATATTTGGCTTTATTTGATGAAACTGGAAAACGGATGATGAAATCGGATGGGAAAACACCTGAAGGTTTTACTTGGAATGTGAGTCATAGTTTTCGGCCAAGATTTTTAAATGATGGAAAACAATTGGTGATGGTGACAGTGGGTGATGCCTACCCAAGGGGATTGGTGATTGATACCTATCCAAATCGAAAGCGAGAACTACCAATCGTTGTTCCGAAAGCTGGAGCAAACGAAACATATCAATATGTTCCACTTTCAACTGGAGATTTATATGCTAAAGACTCCACCACATGGATCACATTTGATACCAATTTGAATCGATCCTCATACGATATTGGTTTTATCATAAAGAATAAAGAAAATCTTTCCAAACCAATATTTATCACAAGTACTACCAAACAAAGAGAGAGGATTCCAAGGATTGTTCCATACGGGGAGGATCACTTGTTTCTTTTGTGGATGACAGATGAGGGGCCTGAAAAGGAAAAATGGTATCCTAAAATTTCCAACATGAAATTGGAAGGTTGTTTAGTTCAAAAAGATGGAACTATTGTTTCTAAACCTCAAAGTTTTGCTTTTGGGAAAGGAATGATGTTTCGATCAGCAGCAAGGTTTTTTATCTTACGCGATGGAAAATTTGGTTGGGTCAATGATGTAACTGGATTTTCAGATCAATTGGAAATTGTATTGGTATCACCATTTCAAAATAAACCTCAAGTTGTCTCATCAACTGAATCGCAAAAACCAGAAACGTCTGAAACGAATCTAAACCCAACACTTAGTAAACCTTTGATTGATGCCATTTACGAAGGAAAGGAAGCAGAGGGAATTTCTTTACTGAACCAAGGTGCTGATCCAAATACAGTCTATGAAGGTTGGTCAGCATTATTGTATGCAGCTTATTTTGGTCGTACGGAAATCGTGAGAGCATTATTATCTCACAATGTGAATGTTGATTTTTCTGTTGATGGTTGGAATGCTTTACAGTTAGCACAAGAAAGAGGTCATTCTCAAATTGTTACACTCCTCCAACCCAACACAAAAACGTTTTCAAGGACTTTCTCAAAATCACCAAATCCAAAAAGTCCATTGAAAACAATTGGAAGGAATCAAAATCATCGATCCATCGTTGAGACTTTCGATACCAACCAATCCTTACAAAATTTAGGAACACCAGTTCAATAA